A window of Littorina saxatilis isolate snail1 linkage group LG7, US_GU_Lsax_2.0, whole genome shotgun sequence contains these coding sequences:
- the LOC138971590 gene encoding uncharacterized protein, whose translation MPVHCPPNYIHLPINICVQVPETQPTQKSSTTNHSGGERVADSEQASLGVGAIAGIVAGVIIAFVIAVVIAVFVIKKRRKRTFYNAQTDGTQRNDSSLPNAERESEHVYWEITESETEPPKDYLRPVASPRELPAVPVSLHIGTNQPTDILHSAASLNKCMHQSAATKETGNRHSTDYLHPIASPSESTLKATKQPVCVEQWATSQSQDYLHPIASPSESTPEATKQLVRVELLATSQSQDYLHPIASPSESTPEATKQLVRVELLATSQSQDYLHPIASPSESTPAVTKQPIRAQGINIYSKDYLQPIASPNDLVHARTNQSTNAAEIGTCHSKLYLPHPPAESSNCHAPQPSPVTHDI comes from the exons ATGCCAGTTCATTGTCCCCCAAATTACATTCATTTACCTATTAATATTTGTGTACAAGTACCCGAGACGCAGCCCACGCAGAAGTCTTCGACCACCAATCACAGTGGGGGAGAACGGG TCGCTGATTCTGAACAAGCGTCCTTGGGGGTTGGTGCCATTGCTGGCATTGTCGCTGGTGTCATCATCGCTTTCGTCATTGCTGTCGTCATTGCTGTCTTCGTCATCAAAAAAA GACGAAAACGTACATTCTACAACGCTCAGACAGATGGTACACAACGGAACGACTCGTCTTTACCAAACGCCGAGAGAGAGTCTGAACATGTGTACTGGGAAATCACTGAATCTGAGACAG AACCCCCCAAGGACTACTTACGACCTGTTGCCTCACCAAGAGAACTACCTGCTGTTCCAGTTAGCCTGCACATTGGAACTAACCAACCAACAGATATCTTGCATTCGGCTGCTTCCCTCAATAAATGTATGCACCAATCAGCTGCTACGAAGGAAACTGGAAACAGACACTCGACAGATTACCTTCATCCCATTGCCTCTCCAAGTGAATCTACACTCAAAGCTACTAAACAGCCAGTGTGCGTAGAGCAATGGGCAACCAGCCAGTCACAAGATTACCTTCATCCCATTGCCTCTCCAAGTGAATCTACACCTGAAGCTACTAAACAGCTAGTGCGCGTAGAGCTATTGGCAACCAGCCAGTCACAAGATTACCTTCATCCCATTGCCTCTCCAAGTGAATCAACACCTGAAGCTACTAAACAGCTAGTGCGCGTAGAGCTATTGGCAACCAGCCAGTCACAAGATTACCTTCATCCGATTGCCTCTCCAAGTGAATCTACACCTGCAGTTACTAAACAGCCAATACGCGCACAAGGGATAAACATCTATTCGAAAGACTACCTTCAGCCCATCGCTTCTCCGAACGACTTGGTGCATGCGcgcacaaatcagtcaactaaCGCGGCCGAGATTGGAACATGCCATTCAAAACTCTACCTGCCACACCCACCCGCTGAATCGTCCAATTGTCACGCTCCTCAGCCTTCGCCTGTCACTCATGATATCTAG